From Chloroflexota bacterium, the proteins below share one genomic window:
- a CDS encoding vWA domain-containing protein encodes MKARLVSAVILVALLTMSLSITIGAAPPALQTPNSIEIGLLVDGSGSISAPNFILMKDAIAAAIEDPTCVPQDGVLNLTVIQFSRVARVELTPIQITAANVASVAQTIRDIDQYGDATNYEAGLNLAVATMPLIADYKAINIVTDGVPTVGIFDPFLLRAIPQDAGIDEMDAEGIAVGTGVTFLENLVFPQPASIHPPEPWPPAAPGWVRLVEDFNDLESSICEKFQVLIEPTPTPIPPTPTPIPPTPTPTPEPGEMGVPLDIHPTSCPNPINTKSGGLTSAALLGTADFDVTQIDPATIVLFNAGLQDPIEVSPLRWAFEDVATPFEPYLNKPLDIYACTEQGPDGYLDITLKFRTGELVTAMGEVNDGDALILTLTGNLLDGTPFVGEDVVKIVKKGR; translated from the coding sequence TTGAAAGCCCGACTCGTTTCCGCAGTCATACTCGTTGCTCTGTTAACGATGAGCCTCAGCATCACCATTGGGGCAGCGCCACCCGCCCTGCAAACCCCAAACAGTATTGAGATCGGCTTGCTGGTCGATGGCTCCGGCAGTATTTCAGCCCCCAACTTCATCCTCATGAAAGACGCCATCGCCGCCGCGATCGAGGACCCCACCTGTGTACCCCAGGATGGCGTCCTGAACCTGACAGTGATCCAGTTCTCCAGAGTTGCCCGGGTCGAGCTGACGCCAATCCAGATCACGGCCGCCAACGTGGCCTCAGTAGCCCAAACCATCCGCGACATCGACCAGTACGGCGACGCCACCAACTACGAGGCTGGCCTTAACCTGGCCGTGGCAACCATGCCGCTGATCGCCGACTACAAGGCTATCAATATCGTCACCGATGGCGTGCCTACGGTCGGTATTTTTGATCCCTTTTTGCTGCGCGCCATCCCGCAAGACGCCGGCATTGACGAGATGGATGCCGAGGGTATCGCAGTGGGAACTGGGGTGACATTCCTTGAAAACCTGGTTTTCCCCCAACCCGCCTCTATCCACCCACCGGAACCCTGGCCCCCCGCGGCGCCTGGCTGGGTCCGCCTGGTCGAGGATTTCAACGACCTGGAGTCGTCCATCTGTGAGAAGTTTCAGGTGTTGATCGAGCCCACGCCGACGCCAATTCCGCCCACGCCGACGCCAATTCCGCCCACCCCAACCCCAACGCCTGAACCGGGCGAGATGGGTGTGCCGTTGGACATTCATCCCACCTCCTGCCCCAACCCCATCAACACCAAGTCCGGGGGGCTAACCTCTGCGGCCCTCCTGGGCACGGCGGATTTCGATGTCACGCAGATCGATCCGGCTACGATAGTGTTGTTCAATGCCGGGTTACAGGATCCCATCGAGGTATCGCCCCTGCGCTGGGCTTTCGAGGATGTGGCCACCCCCTTTGAGCCCTACCTGAACAAGCCGCTGGACATCTACGCCTGCACCGAGCAGGGCCCGGATGGCTACCTGGACATAACACTGAAGTTCCGCACCGGAGAGCTGGTGACCGCCATGGGTGAGGTTAACGATGGGGACGCCCTCATCTTGACCCTGACTGGCAACCTGCTCGATGGCACCCCCTTCGTGGGCGAGGATGTCGTCAAGATCGTAAAGAAGGGCAGGTAG